One genomic region from Cydia strobilella chromosome 27, ilCydStro3.1, whole genome shotgun sequence encodes:
- the LOC134753576 gene encoding zinc finger protein 260-like, with amino-acid sequence MESSAVQAERVCVKAEPCEDTEDLCSIFSTEEPFGVFVKAQKAEPMDDVRVKDEPRCDGVIKTEPSCTNVCIKDESLGSAAAELYADHVVKDELVLGPILVERRGVRQAPTGQTAQERPCTRPITHTGEKSYKCDQCSFASNYKNDLLRHIRTHTAEKRYKCDQCSFASYYKYSLLVHIRTHNGEKRYKCDQCSYASYYKNDLLRHIRTHSGEKSYKCDECSFASNYKYSLLVHIRKHTGEKRYKCDQCSYASNYKSHLSRHIRTHTGEKRYKCDQCSFASYYKNDLLRHIRTHTSEKSYKCDECSFASNYKYSLLVHIRKHTGEKRYKCDQCSYASNYKSHLSRHIRTHTGEKPYRCDQCSYASKCKHNLLIHIGKHTSGEKRYKCDQCSYASNYKSDLLRHIRTHTGEKPYRCDQCNYASKCKPNLLIHIRKHTSGEKRYKCDQCSYASNYKSDLLRHIRTHTGEKPYRCDQCNYASNAKCNLLVHIRTHTGEKSYKCDECSFASNYKYSLLVHIRTHSGEKRYKCDQCSFASNYKNDLSRHISTHTNEKPYRCDQCSYASNYIDNLLKHVRTHTAELPCKSGQCGYGSWRAYNLQQHIRTQTYQCGNGSNTSNHEPLPPGMERHVKKPEVRCYVNKTRALRLTAGESQDKAGEA; translated from the exons ATGGAGTCGTCAGCGGTACAGGCCGAGAGAGTTTGCGTGAAGGCTGAACCCTGTGAGGATACTGAGGATCTGTGTAGTATATTTTCAACAGAGGAGCCCTTCGGAGTGTTTGTGAAAGCTCAGAAAGCTGAGCCTATGGATGATGTGCGTGTAAAAGACGAGCCCAGGTGCGATGGTGTGATAAAAACTGAGCCATCGTGCACAAATGTGTGTATAAAAGACGAGTCGCTCGGCAGCGCGGCGGCCGAGCTGTACGCCGACCATGTTGTGAAAGATGAGCTAGTGCTCGGCCCCATACTAGTGGAACGGCGCGGCGTGCGCCAAGCACCAACAG GGCAAACTGCACAGGAGAGGCCATGCACTAGACCCATAACACACACTGGTGAAAAGAgttacaaatgtgaccagtgtagtttTGCTAGTAATtacaaaaatgatttattaagACATATAAGAACACACACTGCCGAAAAGcgttacaaatgtgaccagtgtagtttTGCTAGTTATTACAAATATAGTTTATTAGTTCATATAAGAACACACAATGGTGAAAAGAgatacaaatgtgaccagtgtagttatgctagttattacaaaaatgatttattaagACATATAAGAACACACAGTGGTGAAAAGTCTTACAAATGTGACGAGTGTAGTTTTGCAAGTAATTACAAATATAGTTTATTAGTCCATATAAGAaaacacactggtgaaaagcgttacaaatgtgaccagtgtagttatgctagtaATTACAAATCTCATTTATCAAGACATATAAGAACACACACTGGTGAAAAGAgatacaaatgtgaccagtgtagtttTGCTAGTTATtacaaaaatgatttattaagACATATAAGAACACACACTAGTGAAAAGTCTTACAAATGTGACGAGTGTAGTTTTGCAAGTAATTACAAATATAGTTTATTAGTCCATATAAGAaaacacactggtgaaaagcgttacaaatgtgaccagtgtagttatgctagtaATTACAAATCTCATTTATCAAGACATATAAGAAcacacactggtgaaaagccTTACAGGTGTGACCAATGTAGTTATGCTAGTAAATgcaaacataatttattaatcCATATAGGAAAACACACTAGTGGTGAAAAAcgttacaaatgtgaccagtgtagttatgctagtaATTACAAATCTGATTTATTAAGACATATAAGAAcacacactggtgaaaagccTTACAGATGTGACCAGTGTAATTATGCTAGTAAATGCAAACCTAATTTATTAATCCATATAAGAAAACACACTAGTGGTGAAAAAcgttacaaatgtgaccagtgtagttatgctagtaATTACAAATCTGATTTATTAAGACATATAAGAAcacacactggtgaaaagccTTACAGATGTGACCAGTGTAATTATGCTAGCAACGCAAAATGTAATTTGCTTGTCCATATAAGAACACACACTGGTGAAAAATCTTACAAATGTGACGAGTGTAGTTTTGCTAGTAATTACAAATATAGTTTATTAGTCCATATAAGAACACACAGTGGTGAAAAGAgatacaaatgtgaccagtgtagtttTGCTAGTAATTACAAAAATGATTTATCAAGACATATAAGTACACACACTAATGAAAAGCCTTACAgatgtgaccagtgtagttatgctagtaATTACATAGATAATTTATTGAAACATGTGAGAACACATACTGCTGAATTACCTTGCAAATCTGGCCAATGTGGTTATGGTAGCTGGCGTGCGTATAATTTGCAACAACATATAAGGACACAAACTTACCAGTGTGGTAATGGTAGCAACACTAGCAACCATGAACCTTTACCGCCTGGTATGGAACGTCATGTAAAGAAACCTGAAGTGAGGTGTTATGTGAACAAAACGCGTGCGCTACGTTTGACAGCCGGCGAGTCACAGGATAAGGCAGGAGAGGCGTAG